A segment of the Mycobacteriales bacterium genome:
TGAGGAGTCGCTTGACGACATCGCGGGGCTGATCGACCTCGCCCACCAGGCGGGCAGCTCGGTGCAGGTGATCGTCTCGACCGCCTGGGGATGCCCTTACGAGGGGGAGGTCCCGGTCGAGCGGGTCGTCACCGTGGCGAGCCGGGCGATCCGTGCCGGGGCCGACAGTGTGTCGTTCGGGGACACCACGGGCATGGCCACTCCGGGCCGCGTCACGCGCCTGGTCGGCGAGTTCCGCTCCGCCCATCCCGATGCCGCGCTGAACCTGCACTTCCACAACACCCGAGGCACCGGCCTGGCGAACGTGATGGCGGCGCTCGAGCTCGGGGTTGCCGACTTCGATGCGAGCGTCGGCGGGCTCGGCGGATGCCCGTACGCGCCCGGTGCGAGCGGCAACATCGCGACCGAGGAGCTCGTGCACATGGTCGAGGACATGGGGGTCGCGACCGGCATCGACCTCGAGGCGATGATCGACGCCGCTGCGACCGCCGAGCGGATCATCGGGCACACGCTGCCCAGCCAGGTGCTGCGCGCCGGACCCCGGACGAGGACCACCGCCGCGTGAGCGCTGCACCCACGACGGTCGTCTTCGACCTTGGCAACGTCCTGCTCGACTGGGACCCGCGCACGCTGTTTGCGCGCTTGATCGAGGACCCGGACGAGCTGGACCACTTCCTCGGCGAGGTGTGCACCCGCGCCTGGCACGACGCGCAGGACCGGGGCCGGCCCGCTGAAGAGGCGATCGCCGAGCTGGCCGCGAAGTTCCCGGAGTACGCCGATCTGATCGCGGCGTACTACGCGCGCTGGCCGGACATGACCACCGGCGCGATGCCGGCCTGCGTCGACATCGTGCGCGAGCTTCGTGGCGCCGGCATCCGGCTGGTGGCCCTGACCAACTGGCCGGCCGACACCTTCGAGCCGGCGCGCGACCGGTTCCCGTTCTTCGCGTGGTTCGAAGGCATCGTCGTGTCGGGTCAGGAGGGCATCGCCAAGCCCGACGAGGAGATCTTCCGCCGGCTCCTCGACCGCTACGACGTGGACCCCGCGACCGCGGTCTACGTCGACGACACGCAGGTGCACGTCGACACTGCAAGCCGACTCGGCATGACCGCCTTCCGCTACCGCGACGCGGCGTCCCTGCGCAGGGACCTCGCCGGCACCGGGTTGCCGGTCGCCGCCGACATCGGCATCCGGCCGGCAACGGCGGACGACCTGGCCGCGATCGATGCGATCTACAACCATTACGTGCGGGAGACCGTCTCGACCTTCGACGTCGAGCCGATGACCACCGGCGAGCGTGCGACCTGGTTCAGTCACTACGCCGCCTCCGGGTCGCACCGGTTGCTGGTGGCGACCCGTGAGGACCGGGTCGTCGGGTACGCGGCGAGCAGCCGCTTCCGGCCGAAGCCGGCGTACGACCCGTCGGTCGAGGTGACCGTCTACCTCTCGCCGGACGCCACCGGCCACGGCGTCGGCTCGCTGCTCTACCAGCAGCTGTTCGCCGAGCTGCGATCGGAGCCGGTGCACCGCGCGTACGCCGCGATCGCGCAGCCGAACCCGGCGTCGGAGGCGCTGCACCGGCGGTTCGCGTTTCAGGAGGTCGGAACGTTGCACGAGGTCGGCCGCAAGCACGGGCGCTGGGTCGACGTGCTGTGGATGCAACGACCGGTGCCGTAGCCTTCGGCTTCGTGAGCGACCTCCACGACCAGCGCAGCCGGATCGAGGCCGGTGGCCCGCAGAAGTACCACGAGGCGAACGCCGAGAAGGGCAAGCTGTTCGCGCGTGAGCGGATCCGGCTCCTCGTCGACGAGGGCTCGTTCGTCGAGGACGGGATGTTCGCCAACGCGCTCGCCCCGGATTTGCCCGCCGATGGCGTCATCACGGGCGTCGCGCGGGTCGATGGGCGCCCGGTCGCGGTCATGGCCAACGACTCGACGGTCAAGGCCGGCTCGTGGGGAGCGCGCACCGTCGAGAAGATCGTGCGGATCATCGAGCAGGCCTACCGGCTCGGCATGCCGATGGTGTGGCTGGTCGACTCCGCCGGCGCACGGATCACCGACCAGATCCAGATGTTCCCCGGCCGCCGGGGCGCCGGGAAGATCTTCGAGAACCAGGTCCGGGCGAGCGGTGCGATCCCGCAGGTGTGTGCGCTGTTCGGCCCGAGTGCTGCCGGCGGTGCCTACATCCCCGCGTTCTGCGACGTGGTGGTCATGGTCGACGGAAACGCCTCGATGTATCTCGGCTCGGCCCGCATGGTCGAGATGGTCACGGGCGAGGTCACCACGCTCGAGGACATGGGCGGCGCGCGCATGCATTGCACGGTGTCCGGCCTCGGCCACTTCCTCGTCGACGACGAGCCCACCGCGATCGAGACCGTCCGCAGCTACCTGTCCTACCTGCCGTCGAGCTGGATCCAGGCACCACCGGTGACGGAGCCGGCGCCGCCGGGCAAGGGCGACCTCCGCGCGCTGATCCCCGAGCAGGAGCGGCAGGCCTACGACATGCGCCGCTACGTCAAGGCGCTGGTCGACACCGACTCCTTCTTCGAGATCCACGCGTTGTGGGCCAAGGAGGTCGTCGTCGGGTTCGCGCGGCTCGACGGGCAGCCGGTCGGCATCGTCGCCAACAACCCGATGATCAAAGGCGGGGTGCTGTTCGTCGACTCCGCGGACAAGTGCACGCGGTTCATCGACCTGTGCGACGCGTTCAACCTGCCGCTGCTGTTCCTTGCCGACGTTCCGGGCTTCATGGTGGGCACTGCGGTCGAGCGGGCCGGCATCATCCGGCACGGTGCGAAGATGATCAGCGCGGTGTCGGATGCGACGGTCCCGAAGATCTGCGTGGTCGTCCGCAAGGCTTACGGCGCCGGTCTCTATGCGATGTGCGGACCGGGATTCTCACCGGACGCGACGCTTGCGCTGCCGACCGCGATGATCGCGGTCATGGGCGCCGAGGCGGCCGTCAACGCGGTCTACTACAACCGCATCATGGCGATCGACGACGAGGCCGAGCGGGCAGATTTCGTCCGGTCGAAGCGCGAGGAGTACGACGAGGACATCAACATCGTGCGACTGGCCGGCGAGCTCGTGGTCGATGCCATCGTCGAGCCGGAGGACCTGCGCGCAGAGCTGATCGAGCGGTTCGCGGTGTACCGGTCGAAGGATCGCGAGTTCTCGCACCGCCGCCACTCGGTGCGCCCGGTCTGACCCTCAGACCAGCGCTTCGTGCGCGGCGCTGTCCGTCGGATCGGGGTCGGAGGTCTCGCGGAACACCCAGCGGCGGAAGGACCAGAACCGCCAGACCGTGCCGAGCAGCGTGCCGATCAGCGTCGAGGAGATGTTGTAGGCCAGCGGCGAGTGGTAGCCGAGGACGTACTCACTGAACCCCACCGGGAGCTCCGAGATCACCAGCCCGACCGCGGACAGGAGCAGGAACAGCGGCAGCTCGCGCCGTACTCCGGTCTGGTCCCTGTCCTTCCAGGTCCAGTGCCGGTTGGCGAAGTACGACAACACCGCCGCGATGATCGTTGCGAGCCCGAAGCTGGTCAGCGGTCCCATGTTGAGGCCGAAGTGGAACGCGTTCGACAGCGCGCTCGTCAGCGCGAACGCGATCGCGCCGATCACGCCGAACTTGGCGATCTCGTGAATGAGGTGCTCGAAGGTCTCGTACATGCGACGGACCCACGAAGCGACCATGCTTCAACCCTACGGGGCATGCGAGCATGGACGGCGTGGACCATCGGCTCGACGACGAGCATGAGGCGCTGCGCAAGAGCGTCGAGGCATTCGCCCGCGAGGTAGTCGCACCGCAGGCGGCGGAGGCCGACCGCACCGGCGAGTTCCCGTACCCCGTGATTCGTCAGATGGGTGAGATGGGGTTGTTCGGCCTGCCGTTCCCCGAGGAGTACGGCGGGATGGGCGGGGACTTCCTCGCGCTGTGCATCGCGATCGAGGAGCTTGCCCGCGTCGACTCGAGTGTTGCGATCACCCTCGAGGCCGCCGTCGGCCTCGGATCGATGCCCGTGTACCGGTTCGGCAACGACGAGCAGAAGCAGCGCTGGCTGCCGTCGCTGTGCAGCGGCGCGGCACTCGCCGCGTTCGGGCTGACCGAGCCGGGCGGCGGCTCTGATGCCGGCAATCCGCGCACGCGCGCCGTGCTCGACGGCGGAGAGTGGGTGATCAACGGCACCAAGGCCTTCATCACCAACTCCGGCACCGACATCACCAAGCTGGTGATCGCGCTCTGCCGTACGGGTGAGACGGCGGACGGCCGGCCCGAGCTCACCTCGATCATGGTGCCGCTGCCCAACGAGGGGTTCAGCGCGTCCAAGAAGTACGACAAGGTCGGCTGGCACGCGAGCGACACCCGCGAGCTGTCCTTTGTCGACTGCCGCGTGCCGGACGACAGCGTCCTCGG
Coding sequences within it:
- a CDS encoding hydroxymethylglutaryl-CoA lyase; its protein translation is MSDLPAAISVREVGPRDGLQNEAPVPTDAKVRLVDTLSDTGVRRIEAVSFVHPRAIPQMADADDVWASIARADDVRYSALVPNLRGAQRALDAGFREIEAVVSASETHNRKNVNRSTEESLDDIAGLIDLAHQAGSSVQVIVSTAWGCPYEGEVPVERVVTVASRAIRAGADSVSFGDTTGMATPGRVTRLVGEFRSAHPDAALNLHFHNTRGTGLANVMAALELGVADFDASVGGLGGCPYAPGASGNIATEELVHMVEDMGVATGIDLEAMIDAAATAERIIGHTLPSQVLRAGPRTRTTAA
- a CDS encoding GNAT family N-acetyltransferase, which translates into the protein MSAAPTTVVFDLGNVLLDWDPRTLFARLIEDPDELDHFLGEVCTRAWHDAQDRGRPAEEAIAELAAKFPEYADLIAAYYARWPDMTTGAMPACVDIVRELRGAGIRLVALTNWPADTFEPARDRFPFFAWFEGIVVSGQEGIAKPDEEIFRRLLDRYDVDPATAVYVDDTQVHVDTASRLGMTAFRYRDAASLRRDLAGTGLPVAADIGIRPATADDLAAIDAIYNHYVRETVSTFDVEPMTTGERATWFSHYAASGSHRLLVATREDRVVGYAASSRFRPKPAYDPSVEVTVYLSPDATGHGVGSLLYQQLFAELRSEPVHRAYAAIAQPNPASEALHRRFAFQEVGTLHEVGRKHGRWVDVLWMQRPVP
- a CDS encoding acyl-CoA carboxylase subunit beta, translated to MSDLHDQRSRIEAGGPQKYHEANAEKGKLFARERIRLLVDEGSFVEDGMFANALAPDLPADGVITGVARVDGRPVAVMANDSTVKAGSWGARTVEKIVRIIEQAYRLGMPMVWLVDSAGARITDQIQMFPGRRGAGKIFENQVRASGAIPQVCALFGPSAAGGAYIPAFCDVVVMVDGNASMYLGSARMVEMVTGEVTTLEDMGGARMHCTVSGLGHFLVDDEPTAIETVRSYLSYLPSSWIQAPPVTEPAPPGKGDLRALIPEQERQAYDMRRYVKALVDTDSFFEIHALWAKEVVVGFARLDGQPVGIVANNPMIKGGVLFVDSADKCTRFIDLCDAFNLPLLFLADVPGFMVGTAVERAGIIRHGAKMISAVSDATVPKICVVVRKAYGAGLYAMCGPGFSPDATLALPTAMIAVMGAEAAVNAVYYNRIMAIDDEAERADFVRSKREEYDEDINIVRLAGELVVDAIVEPEDLRAELIERFAVYRSKDREFSHRRHSVRPV
- a CDS encoding GtrA family protein, which translates into the protein MVASWVRRMYETFEHLIHEIAKFGVIGAIAFALTSALSNAFHFGLNMGPLTSFGLATIIAAVLSYFANRHWTWKDRDQTGVRRELPLFLLLSAVGLVISELPVGFSEYVLGYHSPLAYNISSTLIGTLLGTVWRFWSFRRWVFRETSDPDPTDSAAHEALV
- a CDS encoding acyl-CoA dehydrogenase family protein, coding for MDHRLDDEHEALRKSVEAFAREVVAPQAAEADRTGEFPYPVIRQMGEMGLFGLPFPEEYGGMGGDFLALCIAIEELARVDSSVAITLEAAVGLGSMPVYRFGNDEQKQRWLPSLCSGAALAAFGLTEPGGGSDAGNPRTRAVLDGGEWVINGTKAFITNSGTDITKLVIALCRTGETADGRPELTSIMVPLPNEGFSASKKYDKVGWHASDTRELSFVDCRVPDDSVLGERGRGYAQFLSTLDEGRIAISALAVGLAQGCVDESVRYAHERQAFGAPIGTYQSVAFRIADMEARTHVARCAYRDAVHRMLSGAAFKREAAIAKLYSSTIAVDNARDATQVFGGYGFMNEFPVARHWRDAKVLEIGEGTSEIQRMLIARELGL